The uncultured Dysgonomonas sp. genome contains the following window.
CAGGAGGAAGTAAATTTGTGTGTAATTATCGTTTCCGCCAGCCATTGAAAGGCAGTGAGCAATATCATTACGGGATGATTCAGACCGATGGAGTTACGCCAAGTGTCGGTGGAGAGCAATATAAGCAGACTATAAAGGAAATGGATATTCTGAAAGCAAATTATGATAAAAATGCAAGAATGCCGGGAGATGTTGCGAAAAAACGCACGGCTATCCTTTATGGGATAGATAATGACTGGGAAATGCAGTTTCAGCCTCAGACCATTCAATGGAATACACAGCAGCATATACTGCGTTATTATAAGCCGCTGAAATCTTTTGGTGCATCAGTAGATATCATTGATGAAAGTTCCGACTTTTTTGATTTTCCTGTACTCATAGCTCCTGCATACGAATTGCTTGATTATTCATTGATTGACAGATGGAAAACCTATGCAGAACAAGGCGGGCATCTGATACTCACATGCAGGACAGGGCAGAAAAACAGAGAGGCTCAGCTATGGGAAGATAAGTTTGCAAGGCCTGTTTATGACCTTATTGGTGCAGAGTTTCTATACTTCGATCATTTGCCGCCAAACAAGTGGGCAACCGTAAAAGTAGACGGTCAATCATATAAGTGGAACAACTGGGGAGATATCGTTACCCCCAAACAGGATACCGAACTGTGGGGGATTTACGACGATCAGTTCTATAATGGGAAAGCGGCAGTCCTGCACCGGAAAACAGGAAAAGGCTCAGTTACCTATATCGGGGTAGACTCAGATGACGGAAAGCTGGAAGAAGCCGTACTCAGAAAGGTGTATTCTGAGGCTGGGATTGATATAATGAATTTGCCGGAAGGCGTAAGCATAGAATGGCGTGATGGCTTCTATATCGGATTGAACTATTCGTCCGAAAGGCAGACTATACCAGTGAAAAGTGACGCAAAAGTATTGATTGGTTCATCAGAACTGCCTCCTGCCGGAGTTATTGTCTGGAAACAATAATTGTTTGTTTGAATCATTAAAATTTAGAAAACATGAAAACATCGAATAAATATATCATAACACTTCTTTTATCTGTACTCATCTTTGTTTCGTGTACAGATGATATTGACAAACCCGGTTCGTGGCCTGAATGGCCAACGCCATCGCAACCCAAAATTGAGAATGCAAGATTAACTGGTCTTAAAGGGGAAAATACGATAATGGCCGGAGATTTAGTAAAGTTTGTGGCAAAGGCGAGTGATGAATTTAATAATCTGACTTCTTATGAGTTGACTATAACCATTGCCGGGCAAACAGTTTTTAGCAAAAATGAAAAGCTGGAAGGCAAAACGGGAGATATCAATATTGAGACAAAGATTCCTTTTGTAGCTAACTTTGAAGGCAATACTTATCCTGAAGTAATACTGAAAGTAGTAAATGATTTAGCAGCCGGGACATCGGAAGTGAAGTTGGAAGAAGCGAGTAATATACTTATTAATCGCCCTGCAACCCCGGACAAACTCTATATAGTGGATAATGCCGGTCAGGTATTCGAACTGAATACTTTGGATGATGTAGATTATGGCTTCCAAACAATGGGAGACCTCTCTGCTATCGGTATGAGTTACAAAATAGCGGAAAAGCTAACTGTTGACAATCAGATTGATTACAGTGGTTTGGTATGGGGTACTAAAGATAACAAAGTCACTGTAATAGAAAAAGAAAGCGATGCATCTATCTCGATATCCGTACCCGAAGGAGATATGCTGGAAAGCATATCCTTCAATATGTTCACTTTTGCGGCAAACCCACTTTTGGCAAATCCAGTCGATGTGGTATTCGTTTCATCGTCATTGCCTGGCTATATGGAAGCTACGGTTTCTATATCAGAAGGGCAGGTCGTTGAATTTAAGAATATAGAAAATGGTATAGAGAATCTGTTAAGACCAGACTTCTTTACCAATGCTTCGGGAAACAAAGCCAAATTTGCAGGTCCGGCTGGTCTGTATAAATTATACTATAATACCTCTGACAAGTTTATTTATATAGAAAATACAAACCTTGTCTATCCTGATGGTCTGTGGATATGTGGATTAGGATTGGGATTCCCGCAAGAGCCTTTCAAAGCTACTTTGCAATGGAACTGGTGGTTGCCTCACGAATATATTTTCTGTAAGAAAACGGCTGATAATATATTTGAAACAACAGCTTATTTCGAAAAAGGTTTCTTATTCAAATTCTTCCGCCAACGGAATTGGGGCGCAGAGGAAACAGCGCATAGTTATACGATGGAACCGGCCAATTGGCTTGTAAATGCCAAGAACGAGTGGGGCGACCTTGCCGGAGACTTTGGCTCTGGAGAGCAGTTTACTTCAGGAGTATATAAAATTGAGATTAATATGAATACGAAAATTGTAAGGTTAACCAAAGTCAATTGATTTGAATCAATAGCATCAATGGGAAATCTGCGAAAACAGAAGAGGACGTAAGGAAAATAATGGATAAAGAAATTTTAAAATGAGTAAGTTCTGTCGATTTTTCTAACTACGGATTCGTATTATTTATAAGCAAGTAAGTATACTTTATCTTTGTATGAAGATTTGTATACTTACTTGTTCGCTTTCTGACGGATTAAGATCCAGGTATTGCAATTGATTCTTTTGATTAATACCTTATGTGAAATTGCACCTTTATTTCGTGGTTTATATTATTTATTATAAGCTAGTTATGTTGTTTTGTTCCAAATGTTCATAACTCTATCGATTACAATTTGATAAACAATTACAATAGTCTTATTTTTGTGTATTGTAAGTTTATAGCATAATGACCTCAAAACATTTTATAAAAGATCACTGGTATTCAGCCCGGTATGAAAGCGGATTTAGTATAATATTTCAAGTTGTTGACTCCGATATAGAGAACTTCACCTTACGCCGTAAAGATGGAGTGATTGTAAATTCGATACCAAACGGCTATGATGAAATCATTTCATATGGTATTATTGAACCGGAATATGAATATCTCTGAATTTTATAACAATTAATGGCTATTGATTATCAGATACGGACTTAAAATAATTTGCATCTTTAAATATTTTATAGCAGCTGAAATGATCTTTTTTTGCCACTCTTCCCAATATATACTTCTTATAACATAAAAAATATGGTCTTTTCATTTGCTGTTTTGTGATATATACCTAATGCATGGTATGAAAATACCATCATCATGGTATTTTATATAATGCGAGTGAATCATAATTTTGTTTCATGAAAATCAAATAACAAAAAGATTTTAAATTTCTAAAAAATAACAAAATGAAAAGATTTACTAAGCGACAGAAAGGTTGGAAGTTTGATTCTTCTGCGATATATAACCTTCTGACTATTATTTCTACTTATTCTGCACCTTCTACACCTTTTACTATCTCTGGCATGCGAATGTCTATGTGTTGTTGCTAACCCTTCATTATAGCTCCCGCTATATCTTTTAGTTTTTCTTTATTTTCAAAAATTAAAATCTTCCTATTGCCCCGGGCAACCCAATAATATAACCTAGATTAAGGTACAGGATTTTATATATTCTGGTATAAAAGCATATAAAACAATAATATATAATAAATATGAAAACAATAAAGCTTTTCAAATCAATATTGGTCGTTCTCCTGATCTCCTCCCCAATATTTGCTCAAAATGATGTAGACGAAACCATATATATCAAAAGCTCCCGCTTTGCATCTCCCCTGATTGAAAAATGGATTAGCGAATATACCAAAGTGAATCCTCAGGCACAGATCAGGTTGGCAGATAATAGTGTAAAGGCAGAAAATATTTCCCTGAAAGTAGTGGTGTCTGACAATAGTAAAAACGGATTACAGATTGGAGAACAAGTACTGTTCTTCGGTCGGTATGCGATCTTACCTGTCATTGGAAAGGATAATCCTTTACTCGCTGAATTTTCTAAGAAGAAGTTAAATGATAAAAGGATTAAAGATCTGTTCTTTGAAAAGGATATACTTAGCGAAGATACAAATTCTTCAAAACCTGATTATGATGTAACTGTATATTCGGGAAATAACAATGAATCTGTAGCACATAGCTTCGCTTCATATTTCGGTTATACTTCTTCAAGCCTGAAAGGTAAAAAAATATCCGGAGATGATGCCTTTCTTATAAATGCCATACAGAAAGATAAAACAGGTATCACATTCAATGCGTTGGGTAATATATTCGATATTAATACCCGTGGGTTAAAAGACAAAATCACCATTCTTCCGTTGGATGTAAAGAAAGAATACCGCGACTATTTTACAGAATCTGTCAATATAGATAACGTGATTCAGTTATTGGAGTCGGAGCCTATCGATTTGATTCCTGTAGATAATATCGGGTTTGCATATTCTCCCGGAAATAAGGCGGTGAAAGAGTTTCTTGTATGGGTTTTGACAGAAGGTAAAACATTCAACCATAGTTATGGTATTCTAAATCCCGATGAGAAAGTACTTACATACCAGAAAAAAGAACTGGAAAAAGTGCTATATACGATGAATCTGAAATAATAGTTTAAATGTAAGAGAAAGTGCTTCTCCTTCCAATTGCAGCCGGATAAAGAAGCACTTAATATTCTAAAATAGGTATTAGAACATGACAAATATACAATTTAATAAGGGTAAAAGATTACTCTTACAGGAGAAAAAATATCTCTTTCTATCTTTGTTTTTCCTGCTTTTCTTTTCTTTCTCGGTAAAGGGACAAACAGTAATTAGAGGAAAAGTATTGGATGAGCGCAGCGGAATTCCCGTATCAGGGGCTCTGATAAAAGTGAAGTCGACGAATAATGCTGTTCAGGCAGATTATGATGGTAAATTTCAGTTATCGGAGAATAAGCCGTTCCCAATCACCCTTCTTGTTTCATTTCTGGGCTTTAAAACGCAGGAAATAGATGTCTATGAATCCGGTGAAGAAATTACAATCTCACTCTCGGAAAATAGAAATGTGCTGGATGAAGTTGTAGTTGTCGGTTACGGAACAGCTAAAAAATCCAGTTATACTGGGGCTGTTGCTGTTATTGGTAACAAAGATATAGGGAAATTACAGATAACGAATATCAGTAAGGCTTTGCAAGGGTCTATTCCCGGACTTCAATCCGTATCGTCGGCCGGACAGCCCGGAAGCGATGCAGCTATCTTTTTGCGGGGAGTAGGATCCGTTAATGCATCCAGTACCCCATTGTATGTAGTGGACGGGGCGCCGTTTGCAGGTAGTATAAGTGCTATTAATGCAAATGATATACAGTCTATATCGGTACTGAAGGATGCTACGGCGAGTGCGTTATATGGTTCCCGTGGGGCAAATGGTGTCATTATCATAAGTACTAAACAAGGTGCATCTAACCAGAAGCCGACGGTTGCATT
Protein-coding sequences here:
- a CDS encoding DUF5125 domain-containing protein, which gives rise to MKTSNKYIITLLLSVLIFVSCTDDIDKPGSWPEWPTPSQPKIENARLTGLKGENTIMAGDLVKFVAKASDEFNNLTSYELTITIAGQTVFSKNEKLEGKTGDINIETKIPFVANFEGNTYPEVILKVVNDLAAGTSEVKLEEASNILINRPATPDKLYIVDNAGQVFELNTLDDVDYGFQTMGDLSAIGMSYKIAEKLTVDNQIDYSGLVWGTKDNKVTVIEKESDASISISVPEGDMLESISFNMFTFAANPLLANPVDVVFVSSSLPGYMEATVSISEGQVVEFKNIENGIENLLRPDFFTNASGNKAKFAGPAGLYKLYYNTSDKFIYIENTNLVYPDGLWICGLGLGFPQEPFKATLQWNWWLPHEYIFCKKTADNIFETTAYFEKGFLFKFFRQRNWGAEETAHSYTMEPANWLVNAKNEWGDLAGDFGSGEQFTSGVYKIEINMNTKIVRLTKVN